From a single Labrenzia sp. PHM005 genomic region:
- a CDS encoding substrate-binding domain-containing protein — translation MGALKLKALLVSAALSTAVLSATPATANGLKCEPGETYIMNVMVSGHPYWVPVYQGFKQAAEAFGCETIFSGTPDYDITKQIASFEQDMVKQPAGILVHPMQSDPFIEPINRAIDSGTQIVTFAADSPKSNRTAYITSDNLAEAKFAAEEIVKQIGDSAEYAVLENPGQSNHDLRVTALISYMEDNYPNMKLVGRQATNQDSNAAYRATGSILQANPNLGALWIPEAGSAEGAVAAVLEAEAKVLIMHADVTPTTLEHIKAGNIHMALNPNQGMQGFMGFMATFLASHSDVFDPFNDYKVSGYNPVQIPYVDNGFAVITKDNADSFDLNTYMEGRDPS, via the coding sequence ATGGGCGCTTTGAAATTGAAGGCTTTACTGGTGTCTGCAGCGCTGTCGACGGCCGTATTGTCTGCAACACCAGCGACTGCAAACGGACTGAAATGCGAGCCGGGTGAGACCTACATCATGAATGTTATGGTCTCTGGTCATCCATACTGGGTGCCTGTCTATCAGGGGTTCAAGCAGGCGGCCGAAGCCTTTGGCTGCGAGACAATCTTTTCAGGTACACCGGACTACGACATAACCAAGCAAATCGCGTCCTTTGAACAGGATATGGTGAAACAACCGGCCGGTATTCTGGTTCACCCAATGCAATCCGATCCGTTCATCGAGCCGATCAACCGGGCGATCGACAGCGGAACGCAAATCGTCACATTTGCGGCTGACTCTCCGAAATCCAACCGCACGGCCTACATCACGTCCGACAATCTGGCTGAAGCCAAATTCGCTGCTGAGGAAATTGTCAAGCAGATCGGCGACAGCGCGGAATATGCCGTTTTGGAAAATCCGGGCCAGTCCAATCACGATCTTCGGGTGACTGCGCTGATTTCCTATATGGAAGACAACTACCCGAACATGAAACTGGTTGGCCGTCAGGCAACGAACCAGGACAGCAACGCGGCTTACCGTGCGACCGGTTCAATCCTTCAGGCGAACCCGAACCTCGGCGCTTTGTGGATCCCTGAAGCCGGGTCCGCAGAAGGGGCTGTGGCTGCGGTTCTGGAAGCGGAAGCCAAAGTCCTGATCATGCACGCTGATGTGACACCGACCACGTTGGAACACATTAAGGCGGGCAACATCCACATGGCCTTGAACCCGAACCAGGGCATGCAAGGTTTCATGGGCTTTATGGCAACTTTCCTGGCCTCGCACTCTGATGTGTTCGATCCCTTCAACGACTACAAGGTCTCCGGCTACAATCCGGTTCAGATCCCCTATGTCGATAATGGGTTCGCTGTCATTACCAAGGACAATGCCGACAGTTTTGACCTGAACACATACATGGAAGGCCGCGATCCGAGCTGA
- a CDS encoding 2-oxoacid:acceptor oxidoreductase subunit alpha: MKQIKGVNDFVVKFANVNGTGSASANHMFAKAIFRMGIPVSPRNIFPSNIQGLPTWYEVRVSSKGYLGRRGGVDLMLCVNPQTMEDDVASVEPGGYFVYDSTRPLAPHLKRDDISYFGIPLTAMCMREFEVARLQQLLKNVVYVGALAALLDVDFKILKDLLHDQFKGKEKLVSPNVHALEMGYQFAQENFTCPLPIRLERGVSDAPHIRESQHILMNGNTAAALGAIYGGATVAAWYPITPSTSVVDAFAKYAERMRIDAGTGKRNFAILQAEDELAAMGIVVGASWNGARAFTATSGPGLSLMSEFLGLAYFAEVPVVLIDVQRSGPSTGMPTRSQQSDILAAAYASHGDTKHILLFPATPQECFEMTVQAFDLAEQLQTPVIVMSDLDLGMNDWMSPPLEWDDSYEMKRGKVLDAAALDEAEVWGRYLDVDGDGICYRTLPGTHPDKGAFFTRGSSKNDMAIYSEKGEDYVKNVDRLVRKFETAKTYVPAPKVHDPIPVKKPKTKKKLGALFFGTSASPSYEAVEILASEGYPIDVMRIRAFPFHKDLDAFVHEHDIVFVIEQNRDGQMRQLIMNECHIAPDKLTSVLNYSGTPITARTIAGQIRKALNVASADVVKLHPETA, translated from the coding sequence ATGAAACAGATCAAAGGCGTCAACGATTTTGTGGTGAAATTCGCCAATGTGAATGGCACAGGATCGGCATCTGCCAACCATATGTTCGCAAAAGCGATTTTTCGGATGGGCATTCCGGTAAGCCCGCGTAACATCTTTCCATCGAACATTCAGGGCCTGCCGACCTGGTATGAGGTGCGGGTGAGCTCCAAGGGGTATCTCGGCCGGCGCGGCGGTGTAGACCTTATGCTCTGCGTGAACCCGCAAACGATGGAAGACGATGTTGCCAGCGTCGAGCCCGGTGGGTACTTCGTCTACGATTCCACCCGGCCATTGGCTCCGCATCTTAAGCGGGACGACATCAGCTATTTCGGTATTCCGCTGACGGCCATGTGCATGCGCGAATTCGAAGTTGCGCGGTTGCAGCAGCTCTTAAAGAACGTGGTCTATGTCGGCGCACTTGCGGCACTGCTGGATGTCGATTTTAAGATCTTAAAGGATCTGCTGCATGACCAGTTCAAGGGCAAGGAAAAGCTTGTCTCCCCGAACGTACATGCGCTTGAGATGGGCTATCAGTTTGCCCAGGAGAATTTCACCTGTCCGTTGCCGATCCGGCTGGAGCGGGGGGTTAGCGATGCACCGCATATCCGTGAAAGCCAGCACATTTTGATGAACGGCAATACGGCGGCTGCCCTTGGTGCCATCTATGGCGGGGCCACCGTCGCGGCTTGGTATCCGATCACTCCGTCGACATCCGTGGTCGACGCCTTTGCAAAATACGCTGAACGCATGCGGATCGATGCCGGAACGGGCAAACGAAATTTCGCGATCTTGCAGGCGGAAGATGAACTTGCGGCTATGGGGATTGTCGTTGGTGCTAGCTGGAATGGCGCGCGGGCATTCACCGCCACATCTGGCCCGGGCCTTTCCTTAATGAGTGAGTTTTTGGGGCTGGCATATTTTGCGGAAGTACCGGTTGTCTTGATCGACGTACAACGATCCGGGCCATCGACCGGCATGCCGACGCGAAGCCAGCAATCGGACATTCTTGCTGCTGCTTACGCCAGCCACGGCGACACGAAACACATTCTTTTGTTCCCGGCGACGCCGCAGGAATGTTTTGAAATGACAGTGCAGGCCTTTGATCTGGCCGAGCAGCTGCAAACCCCGGTCATTGTCATGTCAGACCTTGATCTTGGCATGAACGACTGGATGTCGCCGCCACTTGAATGGGACGACAGCTACGAGATGAAGCGCGGCAAGGTTCTGGACGCCGCTGCTTTGGACGAGGCGGAGGTCTGGGGCCGTTATCTTGATGTCGATGGCGATGGCATTTGTTACCGGACGCTGCCAGGGACGCATCCGGACAAGGGCGCCTTCTTCACCCGGGGGTCGTCAAAGAATGACATGGCGATCTATTCCGAAAAGGGCGAAGACTACGTCAAGAATGTGGACAGGCTGGTCCGCAAATTCGAGACCGCCAAAACCTATGTTCCCGCACCCAAGGTTCACGATCCAATTCCGGTGAAGAAACCGAAGACCAAGAAGAAACTCGGTGCTCTGTTCTTTGGCACTTCGGCGTCACCGTCCTATGAAGCAGTCGAAATCCTTGCGAGTGAAGGCTACCCCATTGATGTCATGCGCATCCGGGCTTTCCCGTTTCATAAAGACCTCGATGCATTCGTGCATGAGCACGATATCGTTTTTGTGATCGAGCAAAACCGCGATGGTCAAATGCGCCAGCTGATCATGAATGAGTGCCATATCGCACCAGACAAATTGACATCGGTTCTCAACTACTCCGGGACACCGATCACAGCCCGCACGATTGCCGGCCAAATCCGAAAAGCGCTGAATGTCGCCAGCGCCGACGTTGTCAAGCTGCATCCGGAGACCGCCTGA
- a CDS encoding 2-oxoacid:ferredoxin oxidoreductase subunit beta has translation MSYYKPKFQHPKLPKNELGYTVADYDGAVSTLCAGCGHDSISAAVRNACYLSAIPPHRIAKLSGIGCSSKMPTYFLGRSHGFNSVHGRMPSVATGASVANRDLIYLGVSGDGDTASIGMGQFVHLIRRNVNMTYIVANNGCYGLTKGQTSATSDLGSIGKYGGENPFEGIDLASLAVLQGASFVGRSFSGDKEQLEPLIRAAMAHRGFAFIDVVSPCVTFANNAGSTKSYAATRENLDAMPVDFVPMREEIRTQYKEGSSQTVTLHDGSNIQLHKASSKYKADSRDDALMALQEANRNGKVLTGLFYLDPNAQDLNHTLALADKPLNSLSTDELCPGSRVLNSINEGLR, from the coding sequence ATGTCTTACTATAAGCCGAAATTTCAACACCCGAAACTGCCCAAAAACGAGCTGGGCTACACGGTTGCCGATTATGACGGCGCGGTCTCAACGCTTTGCGCGGGGTGTGGACATGACAGCATTTCCGCTGCCGTCCGCAACGCCTGTTATCTCTCGGCCATTCCCCCGCACCGCATCGCGAAACTGTCCGGTATCGGTTGTTCGTCGAAGATGCCCACCTACTTTCTGGGGCGCAGCCACGGATTCAATTCCGTGCACGGACGCATGCCGTCTGTTGCCACAGGGGCGAGCGTCGCCAATCGGGACCTTATTTATCTTGGCGTTTCAGGCGACGGTGACACGGCGTCGATCGGGATGGGCCAATTCGTCCACCTGATCCGGCGCAATGTGAATATGACTTATATTGTGGCCAACAACGGCTGTTATGGCCTGACCAAGGGCCAGACCAGTGCCACCTCGGATCTCGGATCGATCGGCAAATACGGCGGCGAAAATCCGTTTGAAGGCATTGATCTGGCCAGTCTCGCTGTGTTGCAAGGCGCCAGTTTCGTGGGGCGCAGTTTTTCCGGTGACAAGGAGCAGCTGGAGCCGTTGATCCGCGCGGCAATGGCCCATAGAGGCTTTGCGTTTATTGACGTTGTGTCGCCCTGTGTGACCTTTGCCAACAATGCCGGGTCGACTAAAAGTTATGCCGCAACCCGTGAGAACCTGGATGCGATGCCGGTTGATTTTGTACCCATGCGTGAAGAGATCCGAACCCAATACAAAGAAGGATCAAGCCAGACGGTGACACTGCACGACGGCTCGAACATCCAATTGCACAAGGCCAGCAGCAAATACAAAGCCGACAGCCGGGACGACGCGCTGATGGCACTCCAGGAGGCCAATCGCAATGGGAAAGTCCTGACCGGACTTTTCTACCTCGACCCGAATGCGCAGGACCTCAATCACACTCTGGCACTCGCCGACAAACCGTTGAACAGTTTGAGCACGGATGAGCTTTGCCCCGGTAGCCGCGTTCTCAATAGTATCAATGAAGGGCTACGGTAA